In a single window of the Tistrella mobilis genome:
- a CDS encoding haloacid dehalogenase type II yields MSTMAEPLTGIRACLFDVYGTLFDVHAPVSSRLIRVGDPAVERALSDTWRRKQLEYTWLRTVMGEHVDFWTITGQALDYAMASVGLNDKVLRAKLMEAYLALPPFPDTRPVIEALSAAGMPLGILSNGTPVMLSAVLATAGLTGHFSQVLSVESVGAFKPAREVYALGPEALGMAPHEIAFVSSNGWDIAGAAHFGYSAVWINRGDLPADGLPGAPKTVLGGLSQLPALLGRA; encoded by the coding sequence ATGTCCACCATGGCTGAACCGCTGACAGGCATCCGCGCCTGTCTGTTCGACGTCTACGGAACGCTGTTCGACGTCCATGCCCCGGTCAGCTCGCGGCTGATCCGCGTCGGGGATCCGGCAGTGGAGCGCGCGCTCAGCGATACCTGGCGTCGCAAGCAGCTGGAATACACCTGGCTGCGCACGGTGATGGGAGAGCATGTCGATTTCTGGACCATCACCGGCCAGGCGCTGGACTATGCGATGGCCTCGGTCGGGCTGAATGACAAGGTCCTGCGCGCGAAGCTGATGGAAGCCTATCTGGCCCTGCCGCCCTTCCCCGACACCCGTCCGGTGATCGAGGCGCTTTCGGCCGCCGGCATGCCGCTCGGCATCCTGTCCAACGGCACGCCGGTGATGCTGTCGGCGGTGCTGGCCACCGCCGGCCTTACCGGCCATTTCTCTCAGGTGCTGTCGGTGGAAAGCGTCGGCGCCTTCAAGCCGGCGCGAGAGGTCTATGCCCTCGGCCCCGAGGCGCTGGGCATGGCGCCCCACGAGATCGCCTTCGTCTCCAGCAATGGCTGGGACATCGCCGGTGCCGCCCATTTCGGCTACAGCGCCGTCTGGATCAACCGCGGCGACCTGCCGGCCGATGGCCTGCCGGGCGCACCCAAGACGGTGCTGGGCGGCCTGTCGCAGCTGCCGGCACTGCTTGGCAGGGCCTGA
- a CDS encoding type III PLP-dependent enzyme has protein sequence MTPKIERFLAGRREYDSNPCVVVDLDVIAEKYREISEQMPLVRVFYAVKANPAPEILSMLVELGSCFDTASLQEIEMVLAAGASPDRISFGNTIKKERDIARAYQLGVRLFAFDSACELQKIARSAPGSKVFCRILVDCQAADWPLSKKFGCAPEMALELLTDAASAGLDAYGISFHVGSQQTDPEQWDRAISQAAAIFRDLGERGVSARMVNLGGGLPARYQDEVAPMAAYALAISQAMTRHFGNQLPEMIIEPGRGLVGDAGVLEAEVILIAEKSFDDPVRWVYLDVGKFNGLAETMDEAIKYRLRTERDGSETGRVILAGPTCDSVDVLYEKAGYELPHALQVGDKITFLSCGAYTTTYATTGFNGFPPIQAYYI, from the coding sequence ATGACTCCGAAGATCGAGCGCTTTCTCGCCGGCCGACGAGAATACGACAGCAATCCTTGTGTGGTTGTCGATCTCGACGTGATCGCCGAGAAGTATCGGGAGATCAGCGAGCAGATGCCGCTCGTGCGGGTGTTTTACGCCGTGAAGGCGAACCCGGCTCCTGAAATCCTGTCCATGCTGGTCGAGCTCGGCTCGTGCTTCGATACCGCCAGCTTGCAGGAAATCGAGATGGTGCTCGCCGCCGGTGCGAGCCCGGATCGGATTTCCTTCGGGAACACGATCAAGAAGGAACGGGACATCGCCCGCGCCTATCAGCTGGGTGTGCGCCTGTTCGCCTTCGACAGTGCCTGTGAACTGCAGAAGATCGCCCGCTCGGCCCCCGGGTCGAAGGTGTTCTGCCGGATCCTGGTCGATTGCCAGGCTGCCGACTGGCCGCTGTCGAAGAAGTTCGGCTGCGCGCCCGAGATGGCGCTGGAGCTGCTGACCGACGCCGCTTCGGCGGGGCTGGATGCCTATGGCATCTCGTTCCATGTCGGCTCGCAGCAGACCGACCCGGAGCAGTGGGATCGGGCCATCAGCCAGGCGGCGGCGATCTTCCGCGACCTGGGGGAGCGGGGCGTCTCGGCGCGCATGGTCAACCTGGGCGGCGGCCTGCCGGCGCGCTACCAGGACGAGGTGGCCCCGATGGCCGCCTATGCGCTGGCGATCTCGCAGGCGATGACCCGTCATTTCGGCAATCAGCTGCCCGAGATGATCATCGAGCCGGGCCGCGGCCTGGTCGGTGACGCCGGCGTGCTGGAAGCCGAGGTGATCCTGATCGCCGAAAAGAGCTTCGACGACCCGGTGCGCTGGGTCTATCTGGATGTCGGCAAGTTCAATGGTCTGGCCGAGACCATGGACGAGGCGATCAAGTACCGCCTGCGCACCGAACGCGACGGCAGCGAGACCGGCCGGGTGATCCTGGCGGGCCCCACCTGCGACAGCGTCGACGTGCTGTACGAGAAGGCGGGCTACGAGCTGCCGCACGCCCTGCAGGTGGGTGACAAGATCACCTTCCTGTCCTGCGGCGCCTATACGACCACCTATGCCACGACGGGCTTCAACGGCTTCCCGCCGATCCAGGCCTACTATATCTGA
- a CDS encoding SprT family zinc-dependent metalloprotease translates to MTSLPFDPALPAADPVDAVTGPVPNHPLDHRLKTLGTVAALATRWRLLGRLNGAGKAVRGLAACLGAEVTIGRRMRTRAGSAWPGRRLIMLHPDLLKPGHETDRDQTFLHECAHLIADLEHGRSCGHDARWRAVMLAIGEVPATTHRIDYLSASAQARVIWRCVSCGREHAFVRRPRRPVARCHCRACGPDRGRLEELVPLRDDGPAAKT, encoded by the coding sequence ATGACGTCGCTTCCCTTTGACCCCGCCCTGCCCGCAGCCGATCCCGTCGACGCCGTCACGGGGCCGGTGCCCAATCACCCGCTGGACCATCGGCTGAAGACGCTGGGCACGGTTGCGGCGCTGGCCACCCGCTGGCGGCTGCTGGGACGGCTGAACGGTGCCGGGAAGGCGGTGCGGGGGCTTGCAGCCTGCCTGGGGGCCGAGGTCACCATCGGCCGCCGGATGCGCACCCGCGCCGGCAGTGCCTGGCCCGGACGGCGGCTGATCATGCTGCACCCCGATCTGCTGAAGCCGGGGCACGAGACCGACCGCGATCAGACCTTTCTCCACGAATGCGCCCATCTGATCGCCGATCTGGAGCATGGCCGGTCCTGTGGCCATGATGCCCGCTGGCGCGCGGTGATGCTGGCGATCGGCGAGGTGCCTGCCACCACGCACCGGATCGACTATCTTTCCGCCTCGGCTCAGGCGCGGGTGATCTGGCGCTGCGTCTCCTGCGGGCGGGAGCACGCCTTCGTCCGCCGGCCGCGCCGGCCCGTCGCCCGCTGTCATTGCCGGGCCTGCGGTCCCGATCGCGGACGGCTGGAGGAGCTGGTGCCTCTGCGCGACGACGGTCCGGCCGCGAAGACATGA
- a CDS encoding hydroxypyruvate isomerase family protein translates to MPRLAANLDFLFTDRPLEARFDAAAACGFSGIEMLFADRMPAPALRAALDAAGLEAALINIAVDDWAAGGRGCAALPGQEDRFRRALIESVERAVAVGARRLHVLAGIPEIGTDLAYARASYMRNLHEAAETAAAAGIVATIEAINPRDMPGYFLADPDEAAAIVREIDHPALKVQFDLYHTQITRGDLTRRLDAQLPLIGHVQIAGVPDRAEPDQGEIAPAHLLDRLDTLGYDGWVGLEYRPRGRTEDGLGWATPWGIRGPG, encoded by the coding sequence ATGCCCCGCCTTGCCGCCAATCTCGACTTCCTGTTCACCGATCGCCCGCTGGAGGCACGCTTCGATGCGGCTGCGGCCTGCGGCTTCTCGGGCATCGAAATGCTGTTTGCCGACCGCATGCCCGCCCCGGCACTCAGGGCCGCACTCGACGCCGCCGGGCTCGAGGCGGCCCTGATCAACATCGCCGTCGACGACTGGGCGGCGGGCGGCCGCGGCTGTGCGGCCCTGCCCGGGCAGGAGGATCGCTTTCGTCGGGCGCTGATCGAAAGCGTGGAGCGTGCCGTTGCCGTGGGTGCCCGACGCCTGCATGTCCTGGCCGGCATCCCGGAAATCGGCACCGATCTCGCGTACGCGCGCGCGAGCTATATGCGCAACCTGCACGAGGCCGCCGAGACCGCAGCCGCAGCCGGTATCGTCGCCACGATCGAGGCGATCAATCCGCGCGACATGCCCGGCTATTTTCTGGCCGACCCGGACGAGGCGGCCGCCATCGTGCGCGAGATCGACCATCCGGCGCTGAAGGTCCAGTTCGACCTCTATCACACCCAGATCACCCGCGGTGACCTGACCCGGCGCCTGGACGCCCAGCTGCCGCTGATCGGCCATGTCCAGATCGCGGGCGTGCCCGACCGTGCAGAGCCCGATCAGGGAGAGATCGCCCCGGCACATCTTCTCGACCGGCTCGACACACTCGGCTATGACGGATGGGTGGGGCTTGAATACCGGCCCCGCGGCCGGACGGAGGACGGCCTGGGCTGGGCCACCCCCTGGGGTATCCGCGGGCCCGGCTGA
- a CDS encoding aldehyde dehydrogenase family protein: MSDIFDDTAPPRVTYSNTGTDFGPVHDRLDQLFPALEAGLGREAVLPLVDGHAVTGPVTTAIRSPIDRDMLLAEVAEANAATVARAVAVARAAQPAWAALPWPERAAIIRRAGDILAEMKWRMGPLLVLEVGKSRLEAMGEAEEAADLARYYAAEMERNLGYERLLPRAKPEESCGSLLRPYGVFGVIAPFNFPVALSVNMISAALVAGNAVVYKPGQINALTGALLVQAFLKAGVPAGVLAFLPGGAATGEALVADTGLDGIAFTGSHAVGMEIHRRFAAGRFARPVIVEMGGKNPAYVTATADLDRAAEGVARSGFGLQGQKCSALSKVYVAAAIYDDFLDRLTARTATLPLGDPRRREMFMGPVIDDRAAARQAAAVDEARRDGRVIMGGERLGGGIYDRGCYLAPVIVDRLGADHRLNSDELFLPFVSVQPFDDLAAAIADGNRVAYGLTAGCYAGRQAEIDLFLDRAEAGALYVNRASGATTGAWPGHQPFCGWKGSGGAGGKGGLGPWYLPQFMREQSRTVMLR; the protein is encoded by the coding sequence ATGAGCGACATCTTCGACGACACCGCCCCGCCGCGTGTCACCTATTCCAACACCGGTACCGATTTCGGCCCGGTGCACGACCGGCTGGACCAGCTTTTCCCGGCCCTGGAGGCCGGCCTCGGCCGTGAGGCCGTCCTGCCCCTGGTGGACGGGCATGCCGTAACCGGGCCGGTCACAACCGCCATCCGGAGCCCGATCGATCGCGACATGCTTCTGGCCGAGGTGGCGGAGGCGAATGCCGCAACGGTCGCACGCGCGGTCGCCGTCGCCCGGGCGGCACAGCCGGCCTGGGCGGCCCTGCCCTGGCCGGAACGTGCCGCAATCATCCGGCGGGCCGGTGACATTCTGGCCGAGATGAAATGGCGGATGGGCCCGCTGCTGGTTCTGGAGGTCGGCAAGTCACGGCTGGAAGCGATGGGCGAGGCCGAGGAAGCGGCCGACCTTGCCCGCTATTACGCCGCCGAGATGGAGCGGAACCTCGGCTACGAGCGCCTGCTGCCCCGTGCGAAACCCGAGGAAAGCTGTGGCTCTCTGCTGCGCCCCTATGGCGTCTTCGGCGTGATCGCGCCGTTCAACTTCCCGGTGGCGCTCTCGGTCAACATGATCTCGGCCGCCCTGGTGGCCGGCAACGCGGTGGTCTACAAGCCCGGCCAGATCAATGCGCTGACCGGCGCCCTGCTGGTACAGGCCTTCCTGAAGGCCGGGGTGCCGGCGGGTGTGCTCGCCTTCCTGCCCGGTGGTGCGGCAACCGGCGAAGCGCTGGTGGCCGATACGGGACTTGATGGCATCGCCTTCACCGGCAGCCATGCCGTCGGCATGGAGATCCATCGCCGCTTCGCCGCCGGACGGTTCGCCCGGCCGGTGATCGTGGAGATGGGCGGCAAGAATCCGGCCTATGTGACCGCGACGGCCGATCTCGACCGGGCGGCAGAAGGCGTTGCTCGATCGGGCTTCGGCCTTCAGGGTCAGAAATGCTCGGCACTGTCCAAGGTCTATGTCGCGGCCGCGATCTATGACGACTTCCTGGACCGGCTGACGGCCCGCACCGCAACGCTGCCCCTCGGCGATCCACGCCGGCGCGAGATGTTCATGGGCCCCGTGATCGACGACCGGGCCGCTGCCCGGCAGGCTGCTGCAGTCGACGAGGCCCGGCGCGACGGCCGGGTGATCATGGGCGGCGAGCGCCTCGGCGGCGGGATCTACGATCGGGGCTGCTATCTGGCACCGGTGATCGTCGACCGCCTCGGCGCCGACCATCGCCTGAACAGCGACGAGCTGTTTCTGCCTTTCGTCTCCGTACAGCCCTTCGACGACCTGGCTGCCGCAATCGCCGACGGCAACCGCGTCGCCTATGGCCTCACCGCCGGCTGCTATGCAGGACGGCAGGCGGAGATCGACCTCTTCCTCGACCGGGCGGAGGCGGGCGCGCTTTATGTCAACCGGGCAAGCGGCGCCACCACCGGTGCCTGGCCCGGGCACCAGCCCTTCTGCGGCTGGAAAGGCTCCGGAGGCGCCGGCGGCAAGGGCGGCCTCGGCCCCTGGTATCTGCCCCAGTTCATGCGTGAGCAGAGCCGGACGGTGATGCTGCGCTGA
- a CDS encoding nuclear transport factor 2 family protein, whose product MTVKSPIRAGLFAVTIVALGAALPLAPAAQAAAAKAKPVQTAALAPEPRPTAKPTPPAGSTVVAAVSPSVVAGAAAYDPNKVKSEIDAALASWAWSLNSGQQGVVVTNMYGPDAIMMSDDQSQVMFNNGGIVRYYGALVSHRPDLKVTFGDGWITVLGPDIGTATGFYTFTYTQGGKQVTEPARYTLIYRKTVDGWRIVSHHSSRLPQAQS is encoded by the coding sequence ATGACCGTGAAGTCCCCGATCCGTGCCGGGCTGTTCGCCGTGACGATCGTCGCGCTGGGTGCCGCCCTTCCGCTCGCACCTGCCGCCCAGGCGGCCGCCGCGAAGGCCAAGCCCGTCCAGACCGCGGCCCTCGCCCCCGAACCGCGCCCGACCGCCAAGCCGACCCCGCCGGCCGGCAGCACGGTGGTGGCTGCGGTGTCGCCGTCCGTTGTCGCGGGCGCTGCGGCCTATGATCCGAACAAGGTGAAGTCCGAGATCGACGCGGCCCTGGCCAGCTGGGCCTGGTCGCTGAACAGCGGCCAGCAGGGCGTCGTGGTCACCAACATGTATGGCCCCGATGCCATCATGATGAGCGACGATCAGAGCCAGGTGATGTTCAACAATGGCGGTATCGTGCGCTATTACGGCGCGCTGGTTTCGCACCGCCCTGACCTGAAGGTGACCTTCGGCGACGGCTGGATCACCGTGCTCGGCCCCGATATCGGCACCGCCACCGGCTTTTACACCTTCACCTATACCCAGGGCGGCAAGCAGGTGACGGAACCCGCGCGCTACACCCTGATCTACCGCAAGACCGTGGATGGCTGGCGTATCGTGTCGCACCATTCCTCGCGGCTTCCCCAGGCGCAGAGCTGA
- a CDS encoding methyl-accepting chemotaxis protein: MTITIKSALLIVIMAVVALIIAVLSYDGLMVSERHGETMRNASERATYGERANGLVMSVVSDSRGIYMSADSQKAEKFAVTLMAALDKLGETMAAWERAVPEAQRADFVPVMAKAQEFIAFRSELVRLGRTEGPAAARAYGDNDANRANRKAFNDQLEKLAVQNAAAVEAGVDAMRDFHDGRVLLLLGVAAAGILLGLAAAGVVAIAGIGRPLGRISGAMETIAAGTDDVTVPGTDRRDEVGVMARALEVLRGAQATARRLGEERERAQVERLKRAEALERRIQGFDREVVAILSEVDKAIRHLQETAGTMSGLADDLRGRAGSSAAAAEETSANVQTVAAAAEEMAGTLREISNQVVRSTDVAAKASAQAEGADQTIQSLAEAAGRIGDIVRLIEDIAGQTNLLALNATIEAARAGDAGKGFAVVAGEVKSLAGQTGKATADIAAQISAIQAATERSVEAFRAIGGTIDNINEISTTIASAVEEQTAATGEIARNVQQAAVGSQEVSTTVSQVNRAADDTGSAARSLAQATDLLSAQAGRLRHDIDAFLTDMRNQSLSAA, from the coding sequence ATGACCATCACGATCAAATCAGCCCTGCTGATCGTGATCATGGCGGTGGTGGCCCTGATTATCGCCGTGTTGAGCTATGACGGGCTGATGGTCAGCGAACGCCACGGCGAGACGATGCGCAATGCCTCGGAACGCGCCACCTATGGCGAACGCGCCAACGGGCTGGTGATGTCGGTGGTGTCCGACAGCCGCGGTATCTATATGTCCGCCGATTCCCAGAAGGCAGAAAAGTTTGCGGTGACGCTGATGGCCGCCCTCGACAAGCTGGGCGAAACCATGGCCGCCTGGGAGCGTGCGGTTCCCGAGGCACAGCGCGCCGATTTTGTGCCTGTGATGGCCAAAGCGCAGGAATTCATCGCGTTCCGCAGCGAACTGGTGCGTCTGGGGCGGACCGAAGGGCCTGCAGCGGCACGTGCCTATGGCGACAACGACGCCAACCGTGCGAACCGCAAGGCGTTCAACGACCAGCTGGAAAAGCTGGCCGTGCAGAACGCGGCGGCCGTTGAGGCCGGGGTCGACGCCATGCGCGATTTCCATGATGGCCGGGTGCTGCTGCTGCTGGGCGTTGCTGCGGCCGGTATTCTGCTCGGCCTGGCCGCGGCTGGTGTGGTCGCGATCGCGGGCATCGGCCGGCCGCTGGGGCGGATCAGCGGCGCCATGGAGACCATTGCGGCCGGCACCGACGATGTGACGGTCCCCGGCACCGATCGCCGGGACGAAGTGGGCGTGATGGCCCGGGCGCTCGAGGTGCTGCGGGGCGCGCAGGCGACGGCGCGGCGGCTTGGCGAAGAGCGTGAACGGGCCCAGGTCGAGCGCCTGAAGCGCGCCGAGGCATTGGAGCGGCGCATCCAGGGCTTCGACCGCGAGGTCGTGGCCATCCTGTCCGAGGTCGACAAGGCGATCCGGCACCTGCAGGAGACCGCCGGCACGATGTCCGGGCTCGCCGATGATCTGCGCGGCCGGGCCGGGTCCTCTGCGGCGGCGGCCGAGGAAACCTCGGCCAATGTCCAGACCGTGGCGGCAGCCGCCGAAGAAATGGCCGGCACGCTGCGGGAAATCTCCAATCAGGTGGTGCGCTCGACCGATGTCGCGGCCAAGGCCAGTGCACAGGCGGAAGGGGCGGATCAGACCATCCAGAGCCTGGCCGAGGCTGCAGGACGGATCGGCGACATCGTTCGGCTGATCGAGGATATCGCCGGCCAGACCAATCTTCTGGCGCTGAATGCCACCATCGAGGCCGCGCGTGCAGGCGATGCCGGCAAGGGCTTCGCCGTGGTTGCGGGCGAGGTGAAGAGCCTGGCCGGCCAGACCGGCAAGGCCACGGCCGATATCGCCGCCCAGATCTCGGCCATTCAGGCGGCGACCGAGCGCTCGGTGGAGGCCTTCCGGGCGATCGGTGGCACGATCGACAACATCAACGAAATCTCCACCACCATCGCCAGTGCCGTGGAAGAGCAGACAGCCGCCACCGGCGAGATCGCCCGGAACGTTCAGCAGGCCGCCGTGGGTTCTCAGGAGGTGTCGACCACGGTTTCTCAGGTCAATCGTGCGGCCGACGATACCGGTTCTGCCGCCCGCAGCCTGGCCCAGGCGACCGATCTGCTGTCGGCGCAGGCGGGGCGACTGCGGCACGACATCGATGCCTTCCTCACCGACATGCGCAATCAGAGCCTGTCTGCGGCATGA
- a CDS encoding AMP-binding protein gives MTMNYAEARAFLLAHRKDYDRACAGFSWPRPERFNWALDWFDAVLATEAESRNRPALRIVDVPTGAETSLSFAELRDRSDRVANHLRYLGVARGDRILLMLGNTVPLWETMLAAMKLGAVVIPATTLLSTEDLDDRLERGRVRHIIAGAEHASKFEALERARGLTRIAADGSAPGWTDFADAHEDPRFAHGFTPDGETRAEDELLLYFTSGTTAKPKLVIHTHASYPIGHLSTMYWLGLQPGDVHLNISSPGWAKHAWSCFFAPWIAGATIFIANQPRFEAASLLDAIARGGVTTLCAPPTVWRMFIQQDLKSIRTSLREVCGAGEPLNPEIIEQVQEAWGLTIRDGYGQTETSAQFGNPPGQPIKNGSMGRPLPGYVATLLDADGNQVEEGEIALALGDRRPASLMRGYEAAEGKALLATSGEFYRTGDVAIRDDDGYFTFVGRADDVFKASDYRISPFELESVLIEHDAVAEAAVVPAPDPVRLAVPKAYISLIKGFEPDAETARDILAYVRSRVAPFKRIRRIEFTEDLPKTISGKIRRVELRRGENAGEAPESRGGVEFREEDFPDLKG, from the coding sequence ATGACCATGAACTATGCCGAGGCCCGCGCCTTTCTGCTGGCCCATCGCAAGGATTACGACCGCGCCTGTGCCGGATTTTCCTGGCCACGACCCGAGCGGTTCAACTGGGCGCTTGACTGGTTCGATGCCGTGCTCGCGACCGAGGCCGAAAGCCGCAACCGTCCGGCGCTTCGGATCGTCGACGTGCCGACCGGCGCCGAGACCTCGCTGAGTTTTGCCGAGCTGCGCGATCGCTCGGATCGGGTCGCCAATCATCTCCGCTATCTGGGCGTCGCGCGCGGCGACCGCATTCTGCTGATGCTGGGCAACACGGTCCCGCTTTGGGAGACGATGCTGGCGGCCATGAAACTGGGTGCCGTGGTCATCCCGGCCACCACCCTGCTTTCAACCGAGGATCTTGACGACCGGCTGGAGCGTGGTCGTGTGCGCCACATCATTGCCGGCGCCGAGCATGCTTCGAAGTTCGAGGCGCTGGAACGGGCCCGCGGCCTGACCCGCATCGCCGCCGATGGCAGCGCGCCGGGCTGGACCGACTTCGCCGATGCGCATGAAGATCCCCGCTTCGCCCACGGCTTCACCCCGGATGGCGAGACCCGGGCCGAGGATGAACTGCTGCTCTATTTCACCTCGGGCACCACGGCCAAGCCCAAGCTGGTGATCCACACCCATGCCAGCTATCCGATCGGCCATCTTTCGACGATGTACTGGCTGGGGCTGCAGCCCGGCGATGTGCATCTGAACATCTCGTCGCCCGGCTGGGCGAAGCATGCCTGGAGCTGCTTCTTCGCCCCCTGGATCGCCGGCGCCACCATCTTCATCGCCAATCAGCCGCGCTTCGAGGCTGCCAGCCTGCTCGACGCCATTGCACGGGGGGGCGTGACCACTCTCTGCGCCCCGCCGACCGTCTGGCGGATGTTCATCCAGCAGGATCTGAAGTCGATCCGCACCAGCCTGCGCGAGGTCTGTGGCGCGGGCGAGCCGCTGAACCCCGAGATCATCGAGCAGGTTCAGGAGGCCTGGGGCCTGACCATCCGCGACGGCTATGGCCAGACCGAAACCAGCGCCCAGTTCGGCAACCCGCCCGGCCAGCCGATCAAAAACGGCTCCATGGGGCGGCCGCTGCCGGGTTATGTCGCGACCCTGCTCGACGCCGACGGCAACCAGGTCGAGGAGGGCGAGATCGCACTCGCCTTGGGCGATCGCCGCCCGGCGAGCCTGATGCGCGGCTACGAAGCCGCCGAGGGCAAGGCCCTGCTCGCCACCTCGGGCGAATTCTACCGCACCGGAGACGTCGCCATCCGTGATGATGACGGTTATTTCACCTTCGTCGGGCGCGCCGACGACGTCTTCAAGGCGTCGGACTACCGGATCAGCCCCTTCGAGCTTGAGAGCGTGCTGATCGAACACGACGCCGTCGCCGAGGCGGCCGTGGTTCCCGCACCAGACCCGGTCCGCCTGGCCGTGCCGAAGGCCTATATCTCCCTGATCAAGGGCTTCGAGCCCGATGCTGAGACGGCACGGGACATTCTGGCCTATGTCCGCAGCCGGGTGGCGCCCTTCAAGCGCATCCGCCGCATCGAGTTCACCGAGGACCTGCCCAAGACGATTTCAGGCAAGATCCGCCGGGTCGAACTCCGCCGCGGTGAGAATGCGGGCGAGGCGCCCGAAAGCCGCGGCGGCGTCGAGTTCCGCGAAGAAGACTTCCCCGACCTCAAGGGCTGA
- the tgt gene encoding tRNA guanosine(34) transglycosylase Tgt, whose amino-acid sequence MAEDGMARRGRIVTAHGAIDTPAFMPVGTAGTVKGLTPEQVAATGAQILLGNTYHLMLRPGAERVDRLGGLHRFMNWPAPILTDSGGFQVMSLAALRKLDDDGVTFRSHLDGSKIRLTPERSIEIQRLLDATITMCFDECTPYPATYDQAASSMRLSMRWAERCRTAFTDRPGYALFGIVQGGVHGDLRAESVERLTEIGFEGYAVGGLAVGEGFELMCSTLDVTTPLMPRDKPRYLMGVGRPQDLVAAVRRGIDMFDCVMPTRSGRTGQAFTRRGPVNIRNARHADDPRPLDDRCGCPACTQYSRAYLHHLHKASEILGAVLLTQHNLWYYQDLMREMRAAIPEGRMEAFAAEFEAGLAAGDIPPL is encoded by the coding sequence ATGGCCGAGGACGGCATGGCCCGGCGCGGCCGGATCGTCACGGCCCATGGCGCCATCGACACGCCGGCCTTCATGCCGGTCGGCACGGCCGGGACCGTGAAGGGCCTGACGCCCGAACAGGTGGCGGCGACCGGGGCACAGATCCTGCTGGGCAACACCTATCACCTGATGCTGCGCCCGGGGGCCGAGCGGGTCGACCGCCTGGGCGGGTTGCACCGCTTCATGAACTGGCCCGCGCCGATTCTGACCGATAGTGGCGGGTTTCAGGTCATGTCGCTGGCGGCGCTGCGCAAGCTGGATGATGACGGCGTCACCTTCCGCTCGCATCTGGACGGCAGCAAGATCCGGCTGACGCCGGAGCGGTCGATCGAGATCCAGCGCCTGCTGGATGCCACGATCACCATGTGCTTCGATGAATGCACGCCCTATCCTGCGACCTATGACCAGGCCGCAAGCTCGATGCGGCTGTCGATGCGCTGGGCGGAACGCTGCCGCACGGCCTTTACCGACCGGCCCGGCTACGCCCTGTTCGGCATCGTCCAGGGCGGGGTTCATGGCGATCTGCGCGCCGAAAGCGTGGAACGGCTGACCGAAATCGGCTTCGAGGGCTATGCCGTGGGCGGGCTGGCGGTGGGCGAGGGCTTCGAGCTGATGTGCTCTACCCTCGATGTCACCACGCCGCTGATGCCCCGGGACAAGCCGCGCTATCTGATGGGCGTGGGCCGTCCGCAGGATCTGGTGGCGGCGGTCCGGCGCGGCATCGACATGTTCGACTGCGTGATGCCGACCCGCTCCGGCCGGACCGGCCAGGCTTTCACCCGCCGCGGCCCGGTCAATATCCGCAATGCCCGCCATGCCGACGACCCGCGGCCGCTGGACGATCGCTGTGGCTGCCCGGCCTGCACGCAGTATTCCCGCGCCTATCTGCACCATCTGCACAAGGCGAGCGAGATTCTGGGGGCGGTGCTACTGACCCAGCACAATCTCTGGTATTATCAGGATCTTATGCGCGAGATGCGCGCCGCCATCCCGGAAGGTCGGATGGAGGCCTTTGCGGCGGAATTCGAGGCCGGCCTCGCCGCGGGGGACATTCCGCCGCTCTGA